From Deinococcus aquaticus, one genomic window encodes:
- the coaBC gene encoding bifunctional phosphopantothenoylcysteine decarboxylase/phosphopantothenate--cysteine ligase CoaBC has product MNALKSGPTVLVIVGGSMAAVKAPSVLRRLRERGAAVQVIATRAALAFITELSLSTAADGPVGTDEHWFAARPDALHLTHARADVAVVVGASAELLAGAAHGHANELALATLLSVRGPVLWVPAMNELMWMHPAVQANAATLRGWGHAFLGPEVGAFGTRGEGSGVGRMSEPGDIADAALALLSPLSPARVRDLEGVPVVVSAGPTREYLDPVRFISNPSSGKMGFAVAEEARDRGAAVTLVTGPVNLPDPAGMRVVRIESALELRDAVVEAARAAGIVVMTAAVADYRAATQSGEKQAKVAGDVTVHLTPNPDILAQLGQEKGNRVLVGFAMETHAGVERAALKAQRKNADFILLNYPTREGTAFGGDDNQVTLVRPDGSHEDWPRVSKREVARRLLDEAARRLPGREAGRVAAAPTTPIE; this is encoded by the coding sequence GTGAATGCGTTGAAGTCCGGGCCGACCGTGCTGGTGATCGTGGGTGGAAGCATGGCGGCGGTGAAGGCCCCGTCGGTGCTGCGCCGGCTGCGCGAGCGGGGAGCGGCGGTGCAGGTGATCGCCACGCGCGCGGCGCTGGCGTTCATCACGGAACTGAGCCTGAGTACGGCGGCGGACGGGCCGGTCGGGACCGACGAGCACTGGTTCGCAGCCCGGCCCGACGCGCTGCACCTGACGCACGCGCGGGCGGACGTGGCGGTGGTGGTGGGTGCGTCGGCGGAGTTGCTAGCCGGGGCGGCGCACGGGCACGCGAACGAGCTGGCGCTGGCGACGCTGCTGAGCGTACGCGGGCCGGTGCTGTGGGTGCCCGCCATGAACGAGCTGATGTGGATGCACCCGGCGGTGCAGGCGAACGCGGCGACCCTGCGCGGCTGGGGGCACGCGTTCCTGGGGCCGGAGGTGGGAGCCTTCGGGACGCGCGGCGAGGGCAGTGGCGTGGGCCGCATGAGCGAGCCGGGCGACATCGCGGACGCAGCGCTGGCCCTCCTGTCACCGCTCTCCCCTGCCCGGGTGCGCGACCTGGAGGGCGTGCCGGTGGTCGTGTCAGCCGGCCCGACCCGCGAGTACCTGGACCCGGTGCGGTTCATCAGTAACCCGTCAAGCGGCAAGATGGGCTTCGCGGTGGCCGAGGAGGCGCGTGACCGGGGGGCGGCGGTGACGCTGGTGACCGGCCCGGTGAACCTGCCGGACCCGGCGGGCATGCGGGTCGTGCGGATCGAGTCGGCGCTGGAACTGCGGGACGCGGTGGTGGAGGCGGCGCGCGCGGCGGGCATCGTGGTGATGACGGCGGCGGTCGCGGATTACCGCGCGGCCACCCAGAGCGGCGAGAAGCAGGCGAAGGTGGCGGGGGACGTGACGGTGCACCTGACGCCGAACCCGGACATCCTGGCGCAACTGGGGCAGGAGAAGGGCAACCGCGTGCTGGTGGGCTTTGCCATGGAGACGCACGCGGGCGTGGAGCGCGCGGCCCTCAAGGCGCAGCGCAAGAACGCGGATTTCATCCTGCTGAACTACCCGACGCGCGAGGGCACGGCGTTCGGTGGGGATGACAATCAGGTGACGCTGGTGCGCCCGGACGGCTCGCATGAGGACTGGCCGCGCGTCAGCAAGCGCGAGGTGGCGCGGCGGCTGCTGGATGAGGCGGCGCGGCGCCTGCCGGGCCGTGAGGCGGGACGGGTGGCAGCTGCCCCCACCACGCCCATTGAATAA
- the phoU gene encoding phosphate signaling complex protein PhoU, translating into MREALENDLRAVLNGALNMLGTVERMLPVAADVLLRENVDRLPEVKALDREVDAQEAQIEAECLRIIALHQPVARDLRMVALILKSLSDIERMGDYVVHVAEDGAELAQAPALKRYVNLARMLERLGEMSENLRTAIADRDVTRAEATVQMDDEVDDLYEQIQRELVTYMLEDPRNISKALMLMRVGRSLERVGDHMENIAERVRYWVTGQREG; encoded by the coding sequence ATGCGTGAAGCCCTTGAAAACGATCTACGTGCCGTCCTGAACGGCGCCCTGAACATGCTCGGCACGGTCGAGCGGATGCTGCCCGTGGCGGCCGACGTGCTGCTGCGTGAGAACGTGGACCGCCTGCCGGAAGTCAAGGCCCTGGACCGCGAGGTGGACGCGCAGGAGGCGCAGATCGAGGCCGAGTGCCTGCGGATCATCGCGCTGCACCAGCCGGTCGCGCGGGACCTGCGGATGGTCGCGCTGATCCTCAAGAGCCTCAGCGATATCGAGCGCATGGGCGATTACGTGGTGCATGTCGCCGAGGACGGCGCGGAACTCGCGCAGGCGCCGGCACTCAAACGGTACGTGAACCTCGCGCGCATGCTTGAGCGGCTGGGCGAGATGAGCGAGAACCTGCGCACCGCCATCGCCGACCGTGACGTGACGCGCGCCGAGGCGACCGTGCAGATGGACGACGAGGTCGACGACCTGTACGAGCAGATTCAGCGCGAACTGGTCACGTACATGCTCGAAGACCCCCGGAACATCAGCAAGGCGCTGATGCTGATGCGGGTGGGCCGCAGCCTGGAACGCGTGGGCGACCACATGGAGAACATCGCCGAGCGCGTGCGTTACTGGGTGACCGGGCAGCGCGAGGGCTGA
- a CDS encoding sensor histidine kinase has protein sequence MDALPQAVLLTRAGLVTRVNASAVRLWGVPQERASGRPVLEVVRRHTLETLLERGGELELEVTGRTLRCTATRSGEHTALIVEDVTEHRRREAELREATAVLSHEFRTPVAALRGVLEALEYDMPRDLSQNFVRQGLQETERLARLVEDLAVGFRPTRARTLPLAEAFTRAERLLKADLHARGAAVTFGADHLVRADPDKLLQVLLNLIENALKYGPAGQRVEVVTAERGTWVEVSVLDRGTPIPDTENLFRAHTRGRAATGQGSGMGLYIVRSIVQGWGGQAWAERRGDANAFCFTLPGVGGLGL, from the coding sequence ATGGACGCGCTGCCGCAGGCGGTGCTGCTGACCCGCGCGGGGCTGGTCACGCGCGTGAACGCCTCCGCCGTGCGGCTGTGGGGGGTGCCGCAGGAGCGCGCCTCGGGCCGGCCGGTGCTGGAGGTCGTGCGGCGGCACACGCTGGAAACGCTGCTGGAACGCGGCGGGGAACTGGAACTGGAGGTCACGGGCCGCACGCTGCGCTGCACGGCCACCCGCAGTGGCGAGCACACGGCGCTGATCGTGGAGGACGTGACCGAGCACCGCCGCCGCGAGGCGGAACTGCGCGAGGCGACGGCCGTGCTGAGCCACGAGTTCCGCACGCCGGTCGCGGCGCTGCGCGGGGTACTGGAGGCGCTGGAGTACGACATGCCGCGCGACCTGTCGCAGAACTTCGTGCGGCAGGGCCTGCAGGAGACCGAGCGGCTGGCGCGGCTGGTCGAGGACCTCGCGGTGGGGTTCCGGCCCACGCGGGCGCGGACGCTGCCGCTGGCCGAGGCGTTCACGCGCGCCGAGCGGTTGCTGAAAGCGGACCTGCATGCGCGCGGCGCGGCCGTCACGTTCGGTGCGGATCACCTGGTGCGCGCCGACCCCGACAAGCTGCTGCAGGTGCTGCTGAACCTGATCGAGAACGCCCTGAAGTACGGCCCGGCCGGGCAGCGGGTCGAGGTCGTCACAGCTGAGCGGGGCACCTGGGTGGAAGTCAGCGTGCTCGACCGGGGCACCCCGATTCCCGATACCGAGAACCTGTTCCGGGCGCACACGCGGGGCCGCGCGGCGACCGGGCAGGGCAGCGGCATGGGCCTGTATATCGTCCGGAGCATCGTGCAGGGCTGGGGCGGGCAGGCGTGGGCCGAGCGGCGCGGCGACGCGAACGCCTTCTGCTTCACGCTGCCCGGCGTGGGGGGCCTGGGCCTGTAG
- a CDS encoding response regulator transcription factor — protein sequence MSHVVVIEDEGTVRDVLRFHLERAGLRVTALDSTAGALDALSGADALVLDWMLPGESGLGFLRRLRADAELRRLPVLMLTARAAEAERVEGLESGADDYLTKPFSAAELVARVRALLRRTQPEVPPTMTNGPLTVDMGAAEARVSGGRLNLTRREFDLLAFLTQHVGRVYSRTELLDRVWGADFLGGERTVDQHVTQLRAHLGDDPSRPGFLETVRGKGYRMRPWTDTP from the coding sequence ATGAGCCACGTCGTTGTCATCGAGGATGAGGGAACAGTGCGGGACGTCCTGCGCTTTCACCTGGAGCGGGCGGGGCTGCGGGTCACGGCCCTGGATTCCACGGCGGGCGCCCTGGACGCCCTGAGCGGCGCGGACGCGCTGGTACTGGACTGGATGCTGCCCGGCGAGAGCGGCCTGGGTTTCCTGCGCCGCCTGCGCGCCGACGCGGAACTGCGCCGCCTGCCGGTGCTGATGCTGACCGCCCGCGCCGCCGAGGCCGAGCGGGTCGAGGGCCTGGAGTCCGGCGCGGACGATTACCTGACCAAACCGTTTTCAGCGGCGGAACTGGTGGCGCGCGTGCGGGCGCTGCTGCGGCGCACGCAGCCGGAAGTGCCGCCCACCATGACGAACGGCCCGCTGACCGTGGACATGGGGGCGGCCGAGGCCCGCGTGAGCGGCGGCCGCCTGAACCTGACCCGCCGGGAGTTCGACCTGCTGGCGTTCCTGACGCAGCACGTGGGCCGCGTGTACTCGCGCACGGAACTGCTGGACCGGGTGTGGGGCGCGGACTTCCTGGGCGGCGAGCGCACGGTGGACCAGCACGTGACGCAGCTGCGCGCGCACCTGGGGGACGATCCCAGCCGCCCCGGCTTCCTGGAGACGGTGCGCGGCAAGGGCTACCGCATGCGCCCCTGGACGGACACCCCGTGA
- the metK gene encoding methionine adenosyltransferase encodes MRKYYTSESVSEGHPDKLADFISDSILDEFLRQEPTSRVAVETLLTTGMAVVAGEVRAETAHVDVQKTVREAVKQVGYTRANYGFDAEYSAVLVSIHEQSPEIATGVDTSEEWRAMTPEQRADPANAHSMVGAGDQGLMFGYATDETPELMPLPISLAHKLTRRLAELRKDGSLPYLRPDAKAQVTVVRDGEPHEATQTLVDTVVISTQHSEDVTQEQIRADMLEHVLRAVIPAEYLTDDTKYFINPSGRFVIGGPHGDTGLTGRKIIVDTYGGAVPHGGGAFSGKDPTKVDRSAAYYARFIAKNVVAAGLARRALVEIAYAIGRAGPVSLRVDTYGTGTVSDEQLAALIAAHFDARPQSIIAELDLQRPIYAQTAAYGHFGRPEFPWEQTPKAGALKTAAQQ; translated from the coding sequence ATGCGGAAATACTACACCTCGGAATCGGTGTCCGAAGGGCACCCTGACAAGCTCGCCGACTTCATCTCGGACAGCATCCTCGACGAGTTCCTGCGCCAGGAACCCACCAGCCGCGTGGCCGTCGAGACCCTCCTGACCACCGGCATGGCCGTCGTGGCCGGCGAGGTCCGCGCCGAGACCGCGCACGTGGACGTGCAGAAAACCGTCCGCGAGGCCGTCAAACAGGTCGGTTATACCCGCGCCAACTACGGCTTCGATGCCGAGTACAGCGCGGTGCTGGTCAGCATCCACGAGCAGAGCCCTGAGATCGCCACTGGCGTGGACACCAGCGAGGAGTGGCGCGCCATGACCCCCGAGCAGCGCGCCGACCCGGCCAACGCGCACTCCATGGTCGGTGCGGGCGACCAGGGCCTGATGTTCGGCTACGCCACCGACGAGACCCCGGAACTGATGCCGCTGCCCATCAGCCTCGCGCACAAGCTGACGCGCCGGCTGGCCGAACTGCGCAAGGACGGCAGCCTGCCGTACCTGCGCCCCGACGCCAAGGCCCAGGTCACGGTCGTCCGGGACGGCGAACCCCACGAGGCCACGCAGACCCTGGTGGACACCGTCGTGATCAGCACCCAGCACAGCGAGGACGTCACGCAGGAACAGATCCGCGCCGACATGCTCGAGCACGTCCTCCGCGCCGTGATTCCCGCCGAGTACCTGACCGACGACACCAAGTACTTCATCAACCCCAGCGGGCGCTTCGTCATCGGCGGCCCGCACGGCGACACCGGCCTGACCGGCCGCAAGATCATCGTGGACACCTACGGCGGGGCCGTCCCTCACGGCGGCGGCGCGTTCAGCGGCAAGGACCCTACCAAGGTCGACCGCAGCGCGGCGTACTACGCCCGCTTCATCGCCAAGAACGTCGTGGCCGCCGGACTGGCCCGCCGCGCGCTGGTCGAGATCGCGTACGCCATCGGCCGCGCTGGACCCGTCAGCCTGCGCGTGGACACCTACGGCACCGGCACCGTCAGCGACGAGCAGCTGGCCGCGCTGATCGCTGCGCACTTCGACGCCCGCCCGCAGTCGATCATCGCGGAACTGGACCTGCAGCGCCCCATCTACGCGCAGACCGCCGCGTACGGTCACTTCGGGCGCCCCGAGTTCCCCTGGGAGCAGACGCCCAAGGCCGGGGCCCTGAAGACTGCCGCGCAGCAGTAA
- the coaD gene encoding pantetheine-phosphate adenylyltransferase produces MNAVFPGSFDPITSGHMDVLTRAAKIFDHVTLTVMHNARKQGRHLFTLEERMDILREATTHLPNVRVDTFGGLLVDYMARQEPGSVILRGLRAVSDYEYELQIAHLNRQIGDAETVFIMAATRWSFVSSSMVREIASYGGDVSEMVPRASAAALRRKHADVYAEREAEKEEQKQAQQQEQPGR; encoded by the coding sequence ATGAACGCTGTCTTTCCCGGGTCGTTCGACCCCATCACCAGCGGGCACATGGACGTCCTGACGCGCGCCGCGAAGATCTTCGACCACGTGACCCTGACGGTCATGCACAACGCCCGCAAGCAGGGCCGCCACCTGTTCACGCTGGAGGAACGCATGGACATTCTGCGCGAGGCGACCACGCACCTCCCGAACGTCCGGGTGGACACCTTCGGGGGCCTGCTGGTGGACTACATGGCCCGCCAGGAGCCCGGCAGCGTGATCCTGCGCGGCCTGCGGGCGGTCAGCGACTACGAGTACGAGTTGCAGATCGCGCACCTGAACCGCCAGATCGGGGACGCCGAGACGGTGTTCATCATGGCTGCCACCCGCTGGAGTTTCGTAAGCAGCTCCATGGTCCGCGAGATCGCCAGTTACGGCGGCGACGTGAGCGAGATGGTCCCGCGCGCCAGTGCCGCCGCGCTGCGCCGCAAGCACGCCGACGTGTACGCCGAACGCGAGGCCGAGAAGGAAGAGCAGAAGCAGGCGCAGCAGCAGGAACAGCCGGGCCGCTGA
- a CDS encoding RsmD family RNA methyltransferase yields MSLRILGGSAKGRALEVPDSARPSGARIRKSLFDLLAARLPEGTFLDMHGGSGAIGLEAASRGYRVTLIEMDGRAVKALEANARALGLRARILKGDAQSLMPALGPFDIVFSDPPYDVDIPALAANLLSRNVVRPGGLLVCQHPDRTRLPEKAGYTRELREYGSNSLTIYERDEPTEEPTEEPTDEAGGHEGAAEVG; encoded by the coding sequence ATGAGCCTGCGCATCCTGGGCGGCAGCGCCAAGGGCCGCGCGCTGGAAGTGCCGGACAGCGCCCGGCCCAGCGGCGCGCGCATCCGCAAGAGCCTGTTCGACCTGCTGGCCGCGCGCCTGCCGGAAGGGACCTTCCTGGACATGCACGGCGGCAGCGGCGCCATCGGCCTGGAAGCCGCCAGCCGGGGGTACCGGGTGACGCTGATCGAGATGGACGGCCGCGCCGTGAAGGCGCTCGAGGCGAACGCCCGCGCGCTGGGCCTGCGTGCCCGCATCCTGAAAGGTGACGCGCAGAGCCTGATGCCGGCCCTGGGACCGTTCGACATCGTGTTCAGCGACCCGCCGTACGACGTGGATATTCCCGCGCTGGCCGCCAACCTGCTCTCCCGGAACGTGGTGCGGCCCGGCGGCCTGCTGGTCTGCCAGCACCCGGACCGCACGCGCCTGCCCGAGAAGGCCGGGTACACCCGCGAGCTCCGCGAGTACGGCAGCAACAGCCTGACCATCTATGAACGCGACGAACCCACGGAAGAACCAACGGAAGAACCCACGGACGAGGCGGGCGGCCATGAAGGCGCGGCGGAAGTAGGGTAA